Part of the Candidatus Edwardsbacteria bacterium genome is shown below.
AATAAGCAGCTGGCCGAGGTGCAGAAGGACATCAAGATGCTGAAGGAGGAGGTGGACGATGAGGACATCGCCGAGGTGGTGGCCAAATGGACCGGGATCCCGGTGGCCCGGATGCTGGAGGGCGAGACCGCCAAATTGGTGAAGATGGAGGAGAGGCTCAAGCTGCGGGTGGTGGGGCAGGACGATGCACTGGTGGCGGTATCCAACGCGGTCCGCCGGGCCCGGGCCGGGCTTTCCGATCCCAATAGACCCATCGG
Proteins encoded:
- a CDS encoding type VI secretion system ATPase TssH, with the translated sequence MAELRYGTITSLQKDLEQENKQLAEVQKDIKMLKEEVDDEDIAEVVAKWTGIPVARMLEGETAKLVKMEERLKLRVVGQDDALVAVSNAVRRARAGLSDPNRPIG